In one Andrena cerasifolii isolate SP2316 chromosome 2, iyAndCera1_principal, whole genome shotgun sequence genomic region, the following are encoded:
- the LOC143378941 gene encoding fatty-acid amide hydrolase 2-B isoform X1 gives MHALNNSSYSSRTSVEIFCGKMILPSVVAALMRLMHMLLRGVYSLIYCRRMPNLPPIKNPLLKFPAATLAKKIRQGELSSEMLVKAYVERIKEVNPLLNAVIEDRFEAAVNDAKICDEKLKSGEVTALQLETERPLYGVPVTIKESCSVEGMSYTGCTVARRGVKAAEDGLSVEILKNAGAIPLCVTNTPEMCTALHTHNFLFGKTKNPYDRRKTVGGSSGGEGALVAAGASILGLGSDFVGSIRIPCHFNGIFGHKPTPGIIPIKGHFPMVENAMFQKYIVLGPIARYAEDLHLALKVLSTTYEKQLRLEDPVDLKTLRVFYIDNFDSFCGIRATTMDIRGAIKDASHHLAQSGACVEQFPKEWVSSLYNVLTVSIFGEDHFPNLCLDLEHPEVKIARKKTAWIEFTKAMFGQSQHTLPLTFVQLLSDTHAFTSPSNIHHYRNIREDLHQKLKDLLKDDGVLICPTYPVAASFAEIGLLEFDYCLYAAFANLMQLPATHVPMRLNAKGLPIGFQVMAGAYQDRLCLAVAKELEQEFGGWVPPPS, from the exons ATGCATGCCTTGAATAATTCTAGTTATTCATCGCGCACGTCTGTGGAAATCTTCTGTG GGAAGATGATCCTGCCCAGTGTAGTGGCAGCGCTGATGCGCCTGATGCACATGCTACTTCGAGGTGTCTACAGTCTAATTTACTGCAGGAGGATGCCTAACTTGCCACCGATCAAGAATCCTCTGTTGAAATTCCCTGCAGCCACGCTGGCCAAGAAGATCAGGCAGGGAGAA CTTTCCAGCGAGATGCTAGTGAAAGCGTACGTCGAGCGTATCAAGGAAGTGAATCCTCTGCTAAACGCAGTAATAGAGGACCGTTTCGAAGCGGCTGTAAACGACGCCAAGATCTGCGACGAGAAGCTAAAGTCAGGAGAAGTAACTGCTCTGCAGCTGGAAACGGAGAGACCGCTTTACGGGGTGCCAGTCACCATCAAGGAAAGCTGTTCCGTCGAAG GGATGAGCTACACGGGGTGCACGGTGGCGAGGCGAGGCGTGAAAGCTGCGGAGGACGGTTTATCAGTAGAAATATTGAAGAACGCTGGAGCTATACCCCTATGCGTTACCAACACGCCTGAAATGTGTACGGCGTTGCACACGCACAACTTCCTCTTCGGCAAGACAAAGAATCCGTATGATAGGAGGAAGACGGTAGGAGGATCGTCTGGTGGTGAG GGAGCACTGGTTGCTGCAGGAGCCTCTATACTTGGACTTGGTTCAGATTTCGTTGGCTCTATAAGGATACCGTGCCACTTCAACGGTATCTTCGGTCACAAACCTACACCAG GTATCATTCCTATTAAAGGGCACTTCCCCATGGTTGAAAATGCCATGTTCCAAAAGTACATAGTGCTGGGCCCTATAGCGAGGTACGCAGAGGACCTCCACTTGGCTCTGAAGGTTCTGAGCACCACGTACGAGAAGCAGTTGCGCCTGGAAGATCCTGTCGACTTGAAGACACTCAGGGTCTTTTATATAGACAACTTCGACAGCTTTTGCGGTATAAGAGCAACCACGATGGACATCAGGGGGGCGATCAAAGACGCTAGTCATCACTTAGCACAGAGCGGTGCATGCGTTGAACAG TTTCCGAAGGAGTGGGTAAGCAGTTTGTACAATGTACTAACGGTGTCCATTTTTGGCGAAGATCATTTTCCTAATCTGTGCCTGGACTTGGAGCACCCTGAGGTAAAGATCGCA AGAAAGAAGACCGCATGGATTGAATTCACTAAGGCAATGTTTGGCCAGTCGCAGCACACTCTACCTCTCACCTTTGTGCAACTACTTTCTGATACACACGCGTTTACTTCGCCTTCTAACATACATCATTACAGAAACATCCGAGAGGACCTCCATCAAAAACTCAAA GATCTGCTCAAGGATGACGGAGTGCTCATATGCCCCACGTATCCTGTAGCAGCGTCTTTCGCAGAAATAGGTTTACTTGAGTTCGACTACTGTCTTTACGCCGCATTTGCGAATCTGATGCAACTGCCTGCGACACACGTACCGATGAGATTAAACGCTAAGGGACTGCCAATCGGGTTTCAG GTGATGGCTGGAGCTTATCAAGATCGACTTTGTCTAGCAGTTGCGAAGGAGCTGGAACAGGAATTTGGTGGCTGGGTACCTCCTCCCAGCTGA
- the LOC143378941 gene encoding fatty-acid amide hydrolase 2-B isoform X2 produces the protein MHALNNSSYSSRTSVEIFCGKMILPSVVAALMRLMHMLLRGVYSLIYCRRMPNLPPIKNPLLKFPAATLAKKIRQGELSSEMLVKAYVERIKEVNPLLNAVIEDRFEAAVNDAKICDEKLKSGEVTALQLETERPLYGVPVTIKESCSVEGMSYTGCTVARRGVKAAEDGLSVEILKNAGAIPLCVTNTPEMCTALHTHNFLFGKTKNPYDRRKTVGGSSGGEGALVAAGASILGLGSDFVGSIRIPCHFNGIFGHKPTPGIIPIKGHFPMVENAMFQKYIVLGPIARYAEDLHLALKVLSTTYEKQLRLEDPVDLKTLRVFYIDNFDSFCGIRATTMDIRGAIKDASHHLAQSGACVEQFPKEWVSSLYNVLTVSIFGEDHFPNLCLDLEHPERKKTAWIEFTKAMFGQSQHTLPLTFVQLLSDTHAFTSPSNIHHYRNIREDLHQKLKDLLKDDGVLICPTYPVAASFAEIGLLEFDYCLYAAFANLMQLPATHVPMRLNAKGLPIGFQVMAGAYQDRLCLAVAKELEQEFGGWVPPPS, from the exons ATGCATGCCTTGAATAATTCTAGTTATTCATCGCGCACGTCTGTGGAAATCTTCTGTG GGAAGATGATCCTGCCCAGTGTAGTGGCAGCGCTGATGCGCCTGATGCACATGCTACTTCGAGGTGTCTACAGTCTAATTTACTGCAGGAGGATGCCTAACTTGCCACCGATCAAGAATCCTCTGTTGAAATTCCCTGCAGCCACGCTGGCCAAGAAGATCAGGCAGGGAGAA CTTTCCAGCGAGATGCTAGTGAAAGCGTACGTCGAGCGTATCAAGGAAGTGAATCCTCTGCTAAACGCAGTAATAGAGGACCGTTTCGAAGCGGCTGTAAACGACGCCAAGATCTGCGACGAGAAGCTAAAGTCAGGAGAAGTAACTGCTCTGCAGCTGGAAACGGAGAGACCGCTTTACGGGGTGCCAGTCACCATCAAGGAAAGCTGTTCCGTCGAAG GGATGAGCTACACGGGGTGCACGGTGGCGAGGCGAGGCGTGAAAGCTGCGGAGGACGGTTTATCAGTAGAAATATTGAAGAACGCTGGAGCTATACCCCTATGCGTTACCAACACGCCTGAAATGTGTACGGCGTTGCACACGCACAACTTCCTCTTCGGCAAGACAAAGAATCCGTATGATAGGAGGAAGACGGTAGGAGGATCGTCTGGTGGTGAG GGAGCACTGGTTGCTGCAGGAGCCTCTATACTTGGACTTGGTTCAGATTTCGTTGGCTCTATAAGGATACCGTGCCACTTCAACGGTATCTTCGGTCACAAACCTACACCAG GTATCATTCCTATTAAAGGGCACTTCCCCATGGTTGAAAATGCCATGTTCCAAAAGTACATAGTGCTGGGCCCTATAGCGAGGTACGCAGAGGACCTCCACTTGGCTCTGAAGGTTCTGAGCACCACGTACGAGAAGCAGTTGCGCCTGGAAGATCCTGTCGACTTGAAGACACTCAGGGTCTTTTATATAGACAACTTCGACAGCTTTTGCGGTATAAGAGCAACCACGATGGACATCAGGGGGGCGATCAAAGACGCTAGTCATCACTTAGCACAGAGCGGTGCATGCGTTGAACAG TTTCCGAAGGAGTGGGTAAGCAGTTTGTACAATGTACTAACGGTGTCCATTTTTGGCGAAGATCATTTTCCTAATCTGTGCCTGGACTTGGAGCACCCTGAG AGAAAGAAGACCGCATGGATTGAATTCACTAAGGCAATGTTTGGCCAGTCGCAGCACACTCTACCTCTCACCTTTGTGCAACTACTTTCTGATACACACGCGTTTACTTCGCCTTCTAACATACATCATTACAGAAACATCCGAGAGGACCTCCATCAAAAACTCAAA GATCTGCTCAAGGATGACGGAGTGCTCATATGCCCCACGTATCCTGTAGCAGCGTCTTTCGCAGAAATAGGTTTACTTGAGTTCGACTACTGTCTTTACGCCGCATTTGCGAATCTGATGCAACTGCCTGCGACACACGTACCGATGAGATTAAACGCTAAGGGACTGCCAATCGGGTTTCAG GTGATGGCTGGAGCTTATCAAGATCGACTTTGTCTAGCAGTTGCGAAGGAGCTGGAACAGGAATTTGGTGGCTGGGTACCTCCTCCCAGCTGA
- the LOC143378941 gene encoding fatty-acid amide hydrolase 2-B isoform X3, whose protein sequence is MDLARARKMILPSVVAALMRLMHMLLRGVYSLIYCRRMPNLPPIKNPLLKFPAATLAKKIRQGELSSEMLVKAYVERIKEVNPLLNAVIEDRFEAAVNDAKICDEKLKSGEVTALQLETERPLYGVPVTIKESCSVEGMSYTGCTVARRGVKAAEDGLSVEILKNAGAIPLCVTNTPEMCTALHTHNFLFGKTKNPYDRRKTVGGSSGGEGALVAAGASILGLGSDFVGSIRIPCHFNGIFGHKPTPGIIPIKGHFPMVENAMFQKYIVLGPIARYAEDLHLALKVLSTTYEKQLRLEDPVDLKTLRVFYIDNFDSFCGIRATTMDIRGAIKDASHHLAQSGACVEQFPKEWVSSLYNVLTVSIFGEDHFPNLCLDLEHPEVKIARKKTAWIEFTKAMFGQSQHTLPLTFVQLLSDTHAFTSPSNIHHYRNIREDLHQKLKDLLKDDGVLICPTYPVAASFAEIGLLEFDYCLYAAFANLMQLPATHVPMRLNAKGLPIGFQVMAGAYQDRLCLAVAKELEQEFGGWVPPPS, encoded by the exons ATGGATCTGGCCCGTGCAA GGAAGATGATCCTGCCCAGTGTAGTGGCAGCGCTGATGCGCCTGATGCACATGCTACTTCGAGGTGTCTACAGTCTAATTTACTGCAGGAGGATGCCTAACTTGCCACCGATCAAGAATCCTCTGTTGAAATTCCCTGCAGCCACGCTGGCCAAGAAGATCAGGCAGGGAGAA CTTTCCAGCGAGATGCTAGTGAAAGCGTACGTCGAGCGTATCAAGGAAGTGAATCCTCTGCTAAACGCAGTAATAGAGGACCGTTTCGAAGCGGCTGTAAACGACGCCAAGATCTGCGACGAGAAGCTAAAGTCAGGAGAAGTAACTGCTCTGCAGCTGGAAACGGAGAGACCGCTTTACGGGGTGCCAGTCACCATCAAGGAAAGCTGTTCCGTCGAAG GGATGAGCTACACGGGGTGCACGGTGGCGAGGCGAGGCGTGAAAGCTGCGGAGGACGGTTTATCAGTAGAAATATTGAAGAACGCTGGAGCTATACCCCTATGCGTTACCAACACGCCTGAAATGTGTACGGCGTTGCACACGCACAACTTCCTCTTCGGCAAGACAAAGAATCCGTATGATAGGAGGAAGACGGTAGGAGGATCGTCTGGTGGTGAG GGAGCACTGGTTGCTGCAGGAGCCTCTATACTTGGACTTGGTTCAGATTTCGTTGGCTCTATAAGGATACCGTGCCACTTCAACGGTATCTTCGGTCACAAACCTACACCAG GTATCATTCCTATTAAAGGGCACTTCCCCATGGTTGAAAATGCCATGTTCCAAAAGTACATAGTGCTGGGCCCTATAGCGAGGTACGCAGAGGACCTCCACTTGGCTCTGAAGGTTCTGAGCACCACGTACGAGAAGCAGTTGCGCCTGGAAGATCCTGTCGACTTGAAGACACTCAGGGTCTTTTATATAGACAACTTCGACAGCTTTTGCGGTATAAGAGCAACCACGATGGACATCAGGGGGGCGATCAAAGACGCTAGTCATCACTTAGCACAGAGCGGTGCATGCGTTGAACAG TTTCCGAAGGAGTGGGTAAGCAGTTTGTACAATGTACTAACGGTGTCCATTTTTGGCGAAGATCATTTTCCTAATCTGTGCCTGGACTTGGAGCACCCTGAGGTAAAGATCGCA AGAAAGAAGACCGCATGGATTGAATTCACTAAGGCAATGTTTGGCCAGTCGCAGCACACTCTACCTCTCACCTTTGTGCAACTACTTTCTGATACACACGCGTTTACTTCGCCTTCTAACATACATCATTACAGAAACATCCGAGAGGACCTCCATCAAAAACTCAAA GATCTGCTCAAGGATGACGGAGTGCTCATATGCCCCACGTATCCTGTAGCAGCGTCTTTCGCAGAAATAGGTTTACTTGAGTTCGACTACTGTCTTTACGCCGCATTTGCGAATCTGATGCAACTGCCTGCGACACACGTACCGATGAGATTAAACGCTAAGGGACTGCCAATCGGGTTTCAG GTGATGGCTGGAGCTTATCAAGATCGACTTTGTCTAGCAGTTGCGAAGGAGCTGGAACAGGAATTTGGTGGCTGGGTACCTCCTCCCAGCTGA
- the LOC143378941 gene encoding fatty-acid amide hydrolase 2-B isoform X4: MILPSVVAALMRLMHMLLRGVYSLIYCRRMPNLPPIKNPLLKFPAATLAKKIRQGELSSEMLVKAYVERIKEVNPLLNAVIEDRFEAAVNDAKICDEKLKSGEVTALQLETERPLYGVPVTIKESCSVEGMSYTGCTVARRGVKAAEDGLSVEILKNAGAIPLCVTNTPEMCTALHTHNFLFGKTKNPYDRRKTVGGSSGGEGALVAAGASILGLGSDFVGSIRIPCHFNGIFGHKPTPGIIPIKGHFPMVENAMFQKYIVLGPIARYAEDLHLALKVLSTTYEKQLRLEDPVDLKTLRVFYIDNFDSFCGIRATTMDIRGAIKDASHHLAQSGACVEQFPKEWVSSLYNVLTVSIFGEDHFPNLCLDLEHPEVKIARKKTAWIEFTKAMFGQSQHTLPLTFVQLLSDTHAFTSPSNIHHYRNIREDLHQKLKDLLKDDGVLICPTYPVAASFAEIGLLEFDYCLYAAFANLMQLPATHVPMRLNAKGLPIGFQVMAGAYQDRLCLAVAKELEQEFGGWVPPPS, from the exons ATGATCCTGCCCAGTGTAGTGGCAGCGCTGATGCGCCTGATGCACATGCTACTTCGAGGTGTCTACAGTCTAATTTACTGCAGGAGGATGCCTAACTTGCCACCGATCAAGAATCCTCTGTTGAAATTCCCTGCAGCCACGCTGGCCAAGAAGATCAGGCAGGGAGAA CTTTCCAGCGAGATGCTAGTGAAAGCGTACGTCGAGCGTATCAAGGAAGTGAATCCTCTGCTAAACGCAGTAATAGAGGACCGTTTCGAAGCGGCTGTAAACGACGCCAAGATCTGCGACGAGAAGCTAAAGTCAGGAGAAGTAACTGCTCTGCAGCTGGAAACGGAGAGACCGCTTTACGGGGTGCCAGTCACCATCAAGGAAAGCTGTTCCGTCGAAG GGATGAGCTACACGGGGTGCACGGTGGCGAGGCGAGGCGTGAAAGCTGCGGAGGACGGTTTATCAGTAGAAATATTGAAGAACGCTGGAGCTATACCCCTATGCGTTACCAACACGCCTGAAATGTGTACGGCGTTGCACACGCACAACTTCCTCTTCGGCAAGACAAAGAATCCGTATGATAGGAGGAAGACGGTAGGAGGATCGTCTGGTGGTGAG GGAGCACTGGTTGCTGCAGGAGCCTCTATACTTGGACTTGGTTCAGATTTCGTTGGCTCTATAAGGATACCGTGCCACTTCAACGGTATCTTCGGTCACAAACCTACACCAG GTATCATTCCTATTAAAGGGCACTTCCCCATGGTTGAAAATGCCATGTTCCAAAAGTACATAGTGCTGGGCCCTATAGCGAGGTACGCAGAGGACCTCCACTTGGCTCTGAAGGTTCTGAGCACCACGTACGAGAAGCAGTTGCGCCTGGAAGATCCTGTCGACTTGAAGACACTCAGGGTCTTTTATATAGACAACTTCGACAGCTTTTGCGGTATAAGAGCAACCACGATGGACATCAGGGGGGCGATCAAAGACGCTAGTCATCACTTAGCACAGAGCGGTGCATGCGTTGAACAG TTTCCGAAGGAGTGGGTAAGCAGTTTGTACAATGTACTAACGGTGTCCATTTTTGGCGAAGATCATTTTCCTAATCTGTGCCTGGACTTGGAGCACCCTGAGGTAAAGATCGCA AGAAAGAAGACCGCATGGATTGAATTCACTAAGGCAATGTTTGGCCAGTCGCAGCACACTCTACCTCTCACCTTTGTGCAACTACTTTCTGATACACACGCGTTTACTTCGCCTTCTAACATACATCATTACAGAAACATCCGAGAGGACCTCCATCAAAAACTCAAA GATCTGCTCAAGGATGACGGAGTGCTCATATGCCCCACGTATCCTGTAGCAGCGTCTTTCGCAGAAATAGGTTTACTTGAGTTCGACTACTGTCTTTACGCCGCATTTGCGAATCTGATGCAACTGCCTGCGACACACGTACCGATGAGATTAAACGCTAAGGGACTGCCAATCGGGTTTCAG GTGATGGCTGGAGCTTATCAAGATCGACTTTGTCTAGCAGTTGCGAAGGAGCTGGAACAGGAATTTGGTGGCTGGGTACCTCCTCCCAGCTGA